A part of Onthophagus taurus isolate NC chromosome 7, IU_Otau_3.0, whole genome shotgun sequence genomic DNA contains:
- the LOC111417234 gene encoding structure-specific endonuclease subunit SLX4: MRRLPSNLGSAKPWQAKLIIKEDDANNSESTSKYFKEANSVNQNFIESPYKDLIKDQKVVLNDSASEEGDFRTPNVIKKVQKVNENKNNERKKGKKSNKNKGKSRQTNTLVKMLEKQFLNSKCNPEHLQMAVALSKSEQPESSDTNSEITTQEKVLNVRATLEQFGFKSNKETGDLIVKDTKRSKNSKFRFITPTLFITTQESREIEIAKRVSLILSENYEPIKSISDKNDEYYVSSDYLETFLNFSSTCFFKSSLNNLQKENFYVPNLNLPQSTFKCGGLLKDWSKIPGRDKSPRKNNKLIKETFNNLNENDPINDLTENCGEEINFSEDKKIENKREMSPDLFSSDDDEINDKIKNKSNQTSSNDTTLEITLPSNFNKQIINSPSNKIIEAFSASMMSNFKSFNNTSDSESDFETFKSTKGIDHFESFNIDGDEFAFSISQKCSDKELNDSNKSFDLNCEISDNSQLNRVKSYETDDVNNTCDEISDMVYLGIKDLGSDDTNKSLSQSLNNSKNDEVFDLTQESDEENKNDQLINKSKVVFNDDVILHLTQDSDEEDKILNQSFNHEVEKFNNLSQEMNSSINSFNYSIESDDDCNFFEHQEFYKMNLNKEKFIEYLDINNESESNSTKLYCFNDDLFINDLISKPLEKNDAQNDAEKIKLFEDIFTPKKFKKSLSSEQVNSVRKPSPKKFKKSLTFSSPSNTHKTLPFYFKNNIEDEKQQISSINFESTSKEIEKNDSSETICISDEEINYSSIYSTPKTSKKSPDIVNEIIENPVDLNTPKLIHKRITELSKTLPRKIDENCSSTPDNVVIKTRNITPMPNYDRMNTPTIAGELEKVGVKNLKRHRGVQILKHIYYTTHPVVENGSGQNDDSDDGDYRSVKRRKSECDFNNVVNEDLTVLSQNGLDKKCDGVECNEGDGEIEIVGDIPESNELIFERKPSKKIYSCALPLHIAWFNFLTSNPEIKENVLLYVPLQLEVLYEMMKQEGFKYHIQDLLTFLDKKCITIRTNPQGGQKQHPRKNKD, translated from the exons atgagaAGGTTACCAAGCAATCTTGGCTCAGCAAAGCCATGGCAAGCAAAGTTGATTATTAAGGAAGACGATGCAAATAA TTCTGAATCTAcgtcaaaatatttcaaagaagCAAATAgtgtaaatcaaaattttattgagtCTCCTTATAAGGATTTAATTAAAGACCAAAAAGTTGTCCTGAATGATTCGGCGAGTGAAGAGGGTGATTTTAGAACTCCTAATGTTATTAAGAAGGTGCAAAAAgttaacgaaaataaaaataatgaaagaaaaaagggtaaaaaaagcaataaaaataaaggtaaATCAAGACAAACTAATACTTTGGTTAAAATGCTTgaaaagcaatttttaaattcgaaaTGTAATCCTGAACACCTACAAATGGCTGTTGCTTTATCTAAATCGGAACAACCTGAAAGTTCAGATACAAATTCCGAAATTACAACTcaggaaaaagttttaaatgttcGTGCTACTTTGGAACAATTTGGATTTAAGTCTAATAAAGAAACGGGTGATTTGATCGTTAAG gaTACTAAAAGATcgaaaaattctaaatttcGATTCATTACCCCAAcactttttattacaacacAAGAAAGCAGAGAAATTGAGATTGCGAAAAgagtttctttaattttatcggaAAATTATGAACCGATTAAATCAATTAGTGATAAAAACGATGAATATTATGTTTCAAGTGATTACTTAGAaacctttttaaattttagttctacatgtttttttaaaagctctttaaataatttacaaaaggaaaatttttacgttccaaatttaaatttgcctCAATCGACGTTTAAATGTGGGGGTTTATTAAAAGATTGGTCGAAAATTCCGGGTAGAGATAAAAGTCCtcgtaaaaataataaactaatcAAAGAAACTTTCAATAATTTGAATGAGAACGATCCAATTAATGATTTAACTGAGAATTGTggtgaagaaattaattttagtgaagataaaaagattgaaaataaaagagaaatgtCACCAGATTTATTTTCATctgatgatgatgaaattaatgataaaatcaaaaataaatcgaatcAAACATCTTCAAATGATACTACTTTAGAAATAACTTTaccatcaaattttaataaacaaataattaattcccCATCGAATAAAATCATCGAAGCATTTTCAGCATCCATGATgagcaattttaaatcattcaaTAACACAAGCGATTCAGAATCagattttgaaacatttaaaagcaCAAAAGGCATCGATCATTTCGAAAGTTTTAATATCGATGGTGATGAATTCGCTTTTagtatatctcaaaaatgtagcgataaagaattaaatgattcgaataaatcttttgatttaaattgtgAGATATCCGATAATTCTCAACTTAATAGAGTTAAAAGTTATGAAACTGATGATGTTAATAATACTTGCGATGAGATTTCAGACATGGTTTATTTAGGAATTAAAGACTTAGGTTCTGATGATACAAATAAATCTTTGAGtcaatcattaaataattctaaaaatgATGAGGTTTTTGATTTAACACAGGAATCTgacgaagaaaataaaaatgatcaattaattaataaatcaaaggTTGTGTTTAATGATGAtgttattttacatttaactCAAGATTCGGATGaagaagataaaattttaaatcaatcatTTAATCATgaagttgaaaaatttaataatttatctcaagaaatgaattcttcaattaattcttttaattatagtattgAGTCGGATGatgattgtaatttttttgagcaccaagaattttataaaatgaacctaaacaaagaaaaatttattgaatatttaGATATAAATAATGAATCAGAATCAAATAGTActaaattatattgttttaatgacgatttatttataaacgatttaatttcaaaaccgTTAGAAAAAAACGATGCACAAAATGATgctgaaaaaataaaattatttgaagatatttttaccccaaaaaaatttaaaaaatctttatcatCAGAACAAGTTAATTCAGTCCGAAAACCAAGCcctaaaaaattcaaaaaatctcttACATTTTCTTCCCCAAGTAATACCCACAAAACTttaccattttattttaaaaacaacattGAAGAcgaaaagcaacaaatttctTCGATTAATTTCGAATCGACTTCCaaagaaatcgaaaaaaatgatAGTTCTGAAACAATTTGTATAAGtgatgaagaaattaattattcttcTATTTACTCAACacctaaaacatcaaaaaaatctCCTGATATagttaatgaaataattgaaaatccAGTCGATTTAAATACACCGAAATTGATTCATAAGAGAATTACGGAACTCTCGAAAACTTTACCaagaaaaattgatgaaaattgttcctCAACGCCTGAtaatgttgttattaaaactagaaatataaCGCCTATGCCCAATTACGATCGAATGAATACGCCAACGATAGCGGGGGAATTAGAAAAGGTTGGggtgaaaaatttaaaaagacatCGTGgtgttcaaattttaaaacatatctATTATACAACACATCCGGTAGTTGAAAATGGTTCCGGACAAAACGATGATAGTGATGATGGTGATTATAGATCtgttaaaagaagaaaaagtgaatgtgattttaataatgttgtAAATGAGGATTTAACGGTTTTGAGTCAAAATGgtttggataaaaaatgtgatgGGGTGGAATGTAATGAAGGAGATGGGGAAATTGAAATTGTTGGTGATATTCCAGAAAG